CTTGAAAGACGCCGCGAGCCATTTTCGAGATGTTTTGGCGCTCAAGGTGGGAGCCGATACGCGCCACAAGGATAACAAACGCTGGCGTGACCAGGCCGACAGCTTCACTCAGGACCGCCTTGTGCGGATAATTGACGTTTTCAGCGCAGCCGAAAAGGACCTCAAGTGGAACGAACAGCATCGCCTGGGTCTGGAGATGGCGCTGCTCAAGGCTATGATAAAGCCGAAGGAGGCTCCCGTCGTATCACAGCCCGTCATTCCGGTCAGCCGACCGGAACCCCAGCCTGTCATGGCCGACACATCCGAGCCTGAGCCGGCCAAACAGTCCAAACCGCCTAAACCTGCTGCCGCTGAGAAACCTTCGGGTCACAAAGCGCCGAAACCAGCCGCTGAGCCTGTAGCGAGCGCTGCTGCTCAGGAGACAGCCGATGAGTCCGGCAACGGCGGTGTGAGCGTGAGTCTGGGCGAGGTCCAGCGTGACTGGAGCAAGGTACTCAAGCACATTCAGAAGATTTTGAAGCAGCCCAATATTTCGGCTCTCGCGCAGCAGGGGCATCCGGTGGCTCTGGAAGGCCATGTGCTCACTCTCGGCTTCACCAAAAAATGGGAGTTTCATCGCGAGCGCGTAGACAAAGGCTCCGAGTGGGTAGAGAGAGGCTTATGGGATATTCTCGGTGCAAAACTCAAAGTCAGAACGGTCAGCATCGAGGATGAGCCTGACAACCATGGCGGGTATGGCGCCGATACTCATGCCGACGAACCTAGTGAGCCGACTCAGCACCCGCTCATAAACGACGTACTCACGATCTTCGACGGCACCCCCGTAGAGATCGACAACGACCCTTGGGAGGAAAAATAATGGCAAAAGGATTTGGAGGTCTGCCTAACATACCCGGTATGGGCAATATGATGAAGCAGGTCCAAAAGATGGCCGAGGAGACTGCCCGCATCGAAGAAGAACTCGGCAATGAGCGCATCGAGGCCAGTTCCGGCGGCGGCATGGTCACAGCCGTGGCGAACGGCAAACAGGAGATTCTTGAGATCAAGATCGACCCGCAGGTTGTCGACCCTGAGGATGTAGAAATGCTTCAGGATTTGGTTGTCAGCGCCGTCCGCGAGGCTCTGGAAAAGAGTGTTGAGATGAAGCAGTCGCGTTTGGAAGCTCTGACTGGCGGCCTGAACATACCAGGACTCTTCTGATTTAGTATTGAGTATATTGCATTGATTATTTGCCCATGTGTGCGGGTTTCGTATCAAAAAAGCGGAAAAGCGTCTTAATTCCAGTCATTCCGAGCGAAAGCGAGGAATCTGCTGTGAACCATTCTTTGATATTTGGCGACCGTGACAGGTGTCGTGTGATGATGCCCGAAGTGAGTGTCGGCCTCATTCCCTCTCCTGGGGGAGAGGGCTAGGGTGAGGGCGCCATCCAATTTAGTATTGAGTATATTGTATTGATTATTTGAGTGGCGTCTCAATTCCAGTCATTCCGAACGAACGTGAGGAATCTGCTTTGCACAAAAGTAAAAAAAAGCGGTGCAAGGGTTGGAGAATGATTCTAGGTGTTCAACCATGTCATTCCCGACCTGATCGGGAATCCAGGAAACTGCACTATATAATATAGCTTAGGTGTTTGGGTTTCCGCTTTCGCGGAAATGACGAAAGCTGATCGTCCGGGGTATTCCTGCCCCGGACGTGGCTTATAATGGGCATTCTTGCCCTGAATATTTTACGATCTATGTTCGGGTCCAGATGCCGATCCCTCTGATTAAAACTAATGTCTTCTCCGCGAAATAATAGGTATCAGCGAAGTCAACCCCACAAATATCGCTATCATAGACGACGGCTCAGGGACAGAAATCAATGTAGTTTTGTACCATCCTGTCACTTCAGTTGTGGCATCGGCCTGATAACCTATATGCATACCTGAGAGCACATTGTTGTTATCTATGTTGAGTGTTTCGTATGCGAGTGTCTTGCTGCCACCTTGTCGAATCCTGGTTTGATCAGTGCCGTGCCACCCTGCAATTGCGCCGGGAGTGCTCTTATACTCCCATGTCCAGTTGTTGATACCGACGGCGTTGGTAGCTTCGATAGGTGCATCCTGGTCCTGGCTGACAAGGAAATATGCCTGTATCCAGTTTACTGTATAAGTGCAGCCGGAGAGCGTGATAGTGGGGTGAGAATCCATTGACAATGAATATGTCAGCTGGTCTGTTGTCGGTAATTGTGTGAGGAATATGCCGGTGACGTCGGCGGGGTCAAAACTGGACCATGACGGCGGGTCAGCACTTGCAGATATTCCAAGTGCTCCCATCAGAGCAATTACTGCCAAAATGGCGTACAGCCGATAACACTCGCTGCGCATCTTTTTTCTCCTTCCGTCTCGCTCATACCTTACAGATTAAGTCTCTGGGTATGCAGCGGACAATGTAATCAGAATGCTAGCGCAAAACAATTGTTGAACTTACTAATTGCAGTATATCTCAATATATTGGCTAAGTCAATTAGAACTTTAATATTAATATTTAAGTTGTGTGACGCCGTGAATACTTTGTAGGCGTTTCAACCCCGGCGTCATTGCATCGATTGAATGTCGTCCTGCTTTCTTACCCTTATAACAGGCACATATATCTCAAGGCCTTCGGGCTGCTCCACACTCGATATACCTGTAATTCTGACATAGTCATCCTTTGCCGGCTTCGTTAGGCTTCCGCAAATCACCTTGACCCCAGTGAATCCCGATCCATCTTCGAGGTTCGATCCGTCATCAACGTAGAAATAAGTCCAGCCTGTTGCTGTCACCTTGCCGCAGATGGTTATAAGCAGCGACACATTATTTAATCCAAAACCGTTGTCTACCCCGGGTTTAAGACCCAATGTGCCTCCACCGACAGCCTTCGTCTGCATCAAGAATGGTTTGAGTGGAGTCTGAGTGCCGCTCTCAGACAGCGAGGCTCCCTGAATCACTCTTTCA
The bacterium genome window above contains:
- the dnaX gene encoding DNA polymerase III subunit gamma/tau is translated as MTYISLYRKYRSQTFDDVIGQDHVVRTIRNAIKAGRIGQGYLFCGSRGTGKTTVARLIAKALNCQASDGPTPDPCNKCDACLAIMEGSAVDVIEMDAASNRGVDDVDALRDGVKYAPMQFRYKVYIIDEAHQLSATAKDAFLKTLEEPPPHAVFILATTEAQKIPITIRSRCQQFDFRRGTADEIGGRLKYVAEGEGATIDADALDLIARAANGSYRDSLSLLEQVMAYTEDAITAKDIYTVLGSVEEDVLLEMGEVLASTDTAAAFDISDRLLRQGKDVRELLKDAASHFRDVLALKVGADTRHKDNKRWRDQADSFTQDRLVRIIDVFSAAEKDLKWNEQHRLGLEMALLKAMIKPKEAPVVSQPVIPVSRPEPQPVMADTSEPEPAKQSKPPKPAAAEKPSGHKAPKPAAEPVASAAAQETADESGNGGVSVSLGEVQRDWSKVLKHIQKILKQPNISALAQQGHPVALEGHVLTLGFTKKWEFHRERVDKGSEWVERGLWDILGAKLKVRTVSIEDEPDNHGGYGADTHADEPSEPTQHPLINDVLTIFDGTPVEIDNDPWEEK
- a CDS encoding YbaB/EbfC family nucleoid-associated protein gives rise to the protein MAKGFGGLPNIPGMGNMMKQVQKMAEETARIEEELGNERIEASSGGGMVTAVANGKQEILEIKIDPQVVDPEDVEMLQDLVVSAVREALEKSVEMKQSRLEALTGGLNIPGLF